In Sedimenticola thiotaurini, the following proteins share a genomic window:
- the gcvPA gene encoding aminomethyl-transferring glycine dehydrogenase subunit GcvPA codes for MPFIPHTEEEVQEMLAAIGAASTDDLFDEIPASLRLSQLDAIPTALSEMEITRLMSQRAQQDGQPVCFLGAGAYDHHIPAAVWQITTRGEFYTAYTPYQAEASQGTLQLLYEYQSMMVALTGMDVSNASLYDGASALAEAVLMAVRANRKSKSKRILMPRTVHPAYRRVVHNIVRNQQIELVELPFDPQGGHTDPAVLEPYAGEDFAALVIPQPNFFGVLEEVDALTDWAHANGALAIGLVNPLSLALLTPPGEWGETGADICCGEGQPLGAPLSSGGPYFGFLCCKQAQVRQMPGRIIGRTEDLDGKVGYTLTLQAREQHIRRSKATSNICTNQGLMVTAATIHMALLGSEGLERAAAASYENTRQLEQTLTAIPGVETLFQRPAFHERVVTLPAPAASVLRSLAAHNLLGGLDLSRDYPELGEAILVCATEKRTADEIAAYGEKLARVIQLQGGVTCGLVPKE; via the coding sequence ATGCCATTTATCCCCCACACAGAAGAAGAGGTGCAGGAGATGCTGGCCGCCATTGGTGCCGCCAGTACCGACGACCTGTTCGACGAGATACCGGCCAGCCTGCGGCTCTCCCAGCTGGACGCCATCCCCACCGCGCTGTCGGAGATGGAGATCACCCGGCTGATGAGCCAGCGCGCCCAGCAGGATGGTCAACCAGTCTGCTTCCTGGGTGCCGGTGCGTACGATCACCATATTCCGGCGGCGGTCTGGCAGATCACCACCCGGGGTGAGTTCTATACCGCCTACACCCCCTATCAGGCGGAAGCCAGCCAGGGTACCCTGCAGCTGTTGTACGAGTACCAGTCCATGATGGTGGCGTTGACCGGTATGGATGTCTCCAACGCCTCCCTCTATGACGGCGCCTCGGCGCTGGCCGAAGCGGTGCTGATGGCGGTGCGGGCCAATCGCAAGTCCAAATCGAAACGTATCCTGATGCCGCGCACCGTCCATCCGGCCTATCGCCGGGTGGTGCACAACATCGTCAGGAACCAGCAGATCGAACTGGTGGAGTTGCCCTTCGACCCGCAGGGCGGTCACACCGATCCGGCCGTGCTGGAACCGTATGCAGGTGAGGATTTTGCCGCCCTGGTGATTCCGCAACCCAACTTCTTCGGTGTGCTGGAAGAGGTGGATGCCCTGACCGACTGGGCCCACGCCAACGGCGCCCTGGCCATCGGTCTGGTCAACCCGCTCAGTCTGGCGCTGCTGACCCCGCCCGGTGAGTGGGGAGAGACCGGTGCCGATATCTGCTGTGGTGAGGGCCAGCCGCTGGGCGCGCCACTCTCTTCCGGCGGTCCCTACTTCGGATTCCTCTGTTGTAAGCAGGCTCAGGTGCGGCAGATGCCGGGGCGTATTATCGGCCGGACCGAAGATCTGGATGGCAAGGTGGGCTACACCCTGACCCTGCAGGCTCGTGAGCAGCATATCCGCCGTTCCAAGGCGACTTCGAACATCTGCACCAACCAGGGGCTGATGGTCACCGCCGCCACCATCCATATGGCACTGCTGGGTAGTGAAGGTCTGGAACGGGCTGCCGCCGCCAGTTATGAGAATACCCGCCAGCTGGAGCAGACCCTGACCGCCATACCGGGTGTGGAGACCCTTTTCCAGCGGCCCGCTTTCCATGAGCGGGTGGTGACCCTGCCGGCGCCGGCGGCCAGTGTGCTGCGTTCCCTGGCCGCTCACAACCTGTTGGGTGGGCTGGATCTGTCCCGCGACTATCCGGAGCTGGGCGAGGCGATTCTGGTCTGTGCCACGGAAAAGCGGACCGCTGACGAGATCGCCGCCTATGGGGAAAAACTGGCCCGGGTGATCCAGCTGCAGGGTGGTGTGACCTGCGGTCTGGTGCCGAAAGAGTAA
- the gcvT gene encoding glycine cleavage system aminomethyltransferase GcvT translates to MGNRTILFDIHNQMGARIVPFGGWDMPLHYGSQLEEHHAVRRVAGMFDVCHMTVVDLSGDRVRDFLRHLLANDVARLQQPGKALYSCMLNEQGGVIDDLIVYFMSDSWFRMVVNAGTTEKDVAWLNRQAPEFGVTVTPRRDLAMIAVQGPQARNKALPLLPEALREPAAGLKPFFAATADDWFVGRTGYTGEDGFEVVMPEDQAVAFWQALADAGVQPCGLGARDTLRLEAGMNLYGSDMDENVSPLEAGLNWTIAWEPADRAFIGRTAIEAHRDDPANRQFVGLVLSGRGVLRNHQKLFVADQEVGEITSGGFAPTLEKSIALARLAPEVSGQCEVEIRGKRIPARIVRPPFVRNGKALVEL, encoded by the coding sequence ATGGGAAACAGAACCATACTTTTCGATATCCATAATCAGATGGGTGCCCGCATCGTCCCGTTTGGTGGCTGGGACATGCCGCTGCACTATGGCTCCCAGCTGGAAGAGCATCATGCCGTGCGCCGGGTTGCCGGCATGTTCGATGTCTGTCACATGACGGTGGTGGATCTCTCCGGTGACCGGGTGCGTGATTTTCTGCGCCACCTGCTGGCCAATGACGTGGCGCGCCTGCAGCAGCCCGGCAAGGCCCTCTACAGCTGCATGCTGAACGAGCAGGGCGGTGTCATCGACGACCTCATCGTCTACTTTATGAGTGACAGCTGGTTTCGCATGGTGGTCAATGCCGGCACCACTGAGAAGGATGTTGCCTGGCTGAACCGGCAGGCGCCGGAGTTTGGCGTTACGGTGACGCCGCGCCGGGACCTGGCCATGATTGCGGTACAGGGGCCCCAGGCGCGCAACAAGGCGCTGCCCCTGCTGCCTGAAGCGCTGCGCGAGCCAGCGGCCGGACTGAAACCTTTTTTTGCCGCAACTGCGGATGACTGGTTTGTCGGGCGGACCGGCTACACCGGTGAGGACGGCTTTGAGGTGGTGATGCCGGAGGATCAGGCGGTTGCCTTCTGGCAGGCCCTGGCGGATGCCGGTGTGCAGCCCTGTGGTCTGGGCGCCCGGGATACTCTGCGCCTGGAGGCGGGTATGAACCTGTACGGCTCCGACATGGACGAAAACGTGTCGCCGCTGGAAGCGGGTCTGAACTGGACCATTGCCTGGGAGCCGGCGGATCGGGCATTTATCGGTCGTACAGCCATCGAGGCTCATCGGGACGATCCGGCCAATCGGCAGTTTGTCGGTCTGGTATTGAGTGGTCGTGGCGTATTGCGCAATCATCAGAAGCTGTTCGTTGCCGACCAGGAGGTTGGTGAGATCACTTCCGGCGGATTTGCGCCTACACTGGAGAAATCCATCGCCCTGGCACGGCTGGCGCCTGAAGTGAGCGGGCAGTGTGAAGTGGAGATTCGCGGCAAGCGGATACCGGCCAGAATCGTACGGCCCCCCTTCGTGCGCAACGGCAAGGCGCTGGTGGAGCTGTAG
- a CDS encoding ABC transporter ATP-binding protein, which produces MTYQLELNEASIGFGATEVVHRVSLRLHEGDIGCLLGPSGCGKTTLLRAIAGFEPLRDGSVALHGKVVCDTRHMVAPERRRVGMVFQDFALFPHLTVAENIGFGLRGQGVRARQTRIAELLDLVGLADLASQHPHQLSGGQQQRIALARAMAPRPTVLLLDEPFSALDPELRGQLASEVRALLKQDGVTAILVTHDQTEAFTMADRIGVMNRGELHQWDTGYNLYHHPATTFVADFVGRGALFDITVNDRNSINTPFGRLSGKLPEGIAPGTTLQLLVRPDDIHLTTKQEGIRARIDERLFQGAAYLYTLQLESGDRFQCLAPSHQQHSVGDSVALKLDIQDLVLFTADGEAL; this is translated from the coding sequence ATGACCTATCAACTGGAACTGAATGAGGCATCCATCGGCTTTGGTGCAACCGAAGTGGTCCACCGGGTCAGCCTCAGGCTGCATGAAGGGGACATCGGTTGCCTGCTGGGTCCCAGCGGCTGTGGCAAAACCACCCTGCTGCGGGCCATTGCGGGATTTGAGCCACTGCGCGACGGCAGCGTCGCCCTGCATGGCAAAGTGGTCTGCGACACCCGGCACATGGTCGCGCCGGAACGGCGCCGGGTCGGCATGGTATTTCAGGACTTCGCCCTGTTTCCCCATCTGACGGTGGCTGAAAATATCGGCTTCGGCCTGCGTGGACAGGGCGTCCGGGCGAGGCAGACGCGGATCGCGGAACTGCTGGACCTGGTCGGCCTGGCCGATCTGGCCAGCCAGCACCCGCACCAGTTATCTGGCGGGCAGCAGCAACGTATTGCCTTGGCCCGGGCCATGGCACCCAGACCGACGGTACTGCTGTTGGATGAACCCTTTTCTGCCCTGGATCCCGAGTTACGGGGTCAACTGGCCAGCGAGGTAAGGGCGCTGTTGAAACAGGATGGAGTTACCGCCATCCTGGTAACCCACGACCAGACCGAGGCGTTCACCATGGCGGATCGGATCGGTGTCATGAACCGGGGTGAACTGCACCAGTGGGACACTGGTTACAACCTCTATCACCATCCGGCCACCACCTTTGTGGCGGATTTTGTCGGGCGGGGCGCCCTGTTTGACATCACCGTGAACGACAGAAACAGCATCAACACCCCGTTTGGACGCCTGAGCGGCAAACTGCCCGAGGGGATCGCCCCCGGTACCACCCTGCAGTTGCTGGTACGGCCCGACGATATTCACCTGACCACCAAACAGGAGGGTATCCGGGCACGCATCGACGAGCGGCTGTTCCAGGGGGCAGCCTACCTCTACACATTGCAGCTGGAGAGCGGCGACCGGTTCCAGTGTCTCGCCCCCAGCCATCAGCAGCACAGTGTCGGGGATAGTGTCGCCCTGAAACTGGATATCCAGGACCTGGTACTGTTTACGGCTGACGGCGAGGCGCTCTGA
- the gcvH gene encoding glycine cleavage system protein GcvH: MSNVPNDLKYAKSHEWVRDEEDGTVFVGITEHAQEMLGDLVFVELPELGATLEAGSECAVVESVKAASDVYSPVSGEVIAINEALADAPETVNQDAFGDGWLFQVKLSAPAELDELLDAEAYTEVMEAEAH; encoded by the coding sequence ATGAGCAATGTACCCAATGATCTGAAATACGCCAAGAGTCACGAGTGGGTGCGGGACGAAGAGGACGGTACGGTGTTTGTCGGCATCACCGAGCATGCCCAGGAGATGCTGGGTGATCTGGTTTTTGTTGAGCTGCCCGAACTGGGCGCCACCCTGGAAGCCGGCAGTGAGTGTGCCGTGGTGGAGTCGGTGAAGGCGGCTTCGGATGTCTACAGTCCGGTATCCGGGGAAGTGATAGCGATCAACGAAGCCCTGGCGGATGCCCCGGAGACGGTCAACCAGGATGCGTTCGGTGACGGCTGGCTGTTCCAGGTCAAACTCTCTGCCCCGGCAGAACTGGATGAACTGCTGGATGCCGAGGCCTACACCGAGGTAATGGAAGCGGAAGCGCACTGA
- a CDS encoding TIGR02449 family protein produces the protein MNANDPNSTTELDLKRLESQVDQLIQTVERLRQENSSLRGKQQELMSERAELIEKTELARSRVEAMISRLRAIETG, from the coding sequence ATGAACGCGAACGACCCCAACTCCACCACAGAACTGGACCTGAAGCGGCTTGAATCCCAGGTGGATCAACTGATCCAGACTGTCGAGCGACTGCGCCAGGAGAACAGCAGTCTGCGCGGTAAGCAGCAGGAGTTGATGTCGGAGAGGGCAGAACTGATCGAGAAGACCGAACTGGCCAGAAGCCGGGTCGAGGCCATGATCTCCCGATTGCGGGCCATCGAAACCGGTTGA
- a CDS encoding ABC transporter permease, translating to MASNNYRRTSAPLSWRLGITATALLLAMPVLVVTSYALIPAGEVWQHLANTVLTDYISNSLLLMLEVTVGTLLIGVSTAWLTTMCRFPGRGFFEWALLLPMAMPAYIIAYTYTGMFDVAGPVQSTLRDWFDLRYGDYWFPEIRSLWGAGGMLSLTLYPYVYLLSRAAFLDQSVCVLEVSRSLGNGPWRTFFRVALPLARPAVVAGLSLALMETLADYGTVQYFGIGTFTTGIFRTWFGMDDSAAAAQLSTALLLFVFTLVLLERWSRRKMRYHHSSQRHQSLPGFVLRGRQKLGAVLICSAALFFGFLLPAGQLLWWAIETREMIDGEFLRLILHTVGLAAGTALLALLLALLMGYGRRLSPDRATVVAVRVAGMGYAVPGTVIAVGVMLPLAWLDNSIDSWLRAHFDISSGLLLSGTLVALVLAYLVRFLAVSLQTVEAGLGKIKQSIDESARTLGASPGQVLHRVHLPMLRGSLLTALLLVFVDVMKELPATLVLRPFNFNTLAVRAFELASDERLQDSASAALTIVLAGIIPVILLSRSIRNSREKHDLSTGTE from the coding sequence TTGGCTTCCAATAACTACAGGAGAACGAGCGCGCCACTGTCCTGGCGACTCGGCATTACGGCTACCGCCCTGCTGCTGGCCATGCCGGTGCTGGTGGTTACCAGTTATGCCCTGATCCCGGCGGGCGAGGTGTGGCAACACCTGGCCAATACCGTGCTGACCGACTATATCAGCAACTCACTGCTGCTGATGCTGGAGGTGACCGTCGGCACCCTGCTGATCGGGGTCTCCACCGCCTGGCTCACCACCATGTGCCGTTTCCCCGGCCGGGGCTTTTTCGAATGGGCACTGCTGCTGCCCATGGCTATGCCGGCCTATATCATCGCCTATACTTACACCGGCATGTTTGATGTGGCCGGTCCGGTACAGTCCACTCTGCGGGACTGGTTCGACCTGCGTTACGGTGACTACTGGTTTCCCGAGATCCGTTCCCTCTGGGGAGCCGGCGGCATGTTGTCCCTGACCCTCTACCCCTATGTCTACCTGCTCTCCCGCGCCGCCTTTCTGGACCAGTCGGTCTGTGTCCTGGAGGTGAGCCGCTCACTGGGCAACGGTCCCTGGCGAACGTTTTTCCGGGTCGCCCTGCCGCTGGCCCGTCCGGCCGTGGTGGCCGGCCTGAGCCTGGCGCTGATGGAGACCCTGGCCGATTACGGCACTGTACAATACTTCGGCATCGGTACATTCACTACCGGCATCTTCCGCACCTGGTTCGGCATGGATGACAGTGCGGCGGCCGCCCAACTCTCCACCGCCCTATTGCTGTTTGTTTTTACCCTGGTACTGCTGGAGCGCTGGTCCCGGCGCAAAATGCGCTACCACCACTCCAGCCAGCGCCACCAATCCCTGCCCGGCTTTGTGCTGCGTGGACGCCAGAAGCTGGGCGCCGTGCTGATCTGTTCCGCCGCGCTCTTCTTCGGTTTCCTGCTACCGGCGGGGCAACTGCTCTGGTGGGCCATCGAGACCCGGGAGATGATCGACGGGGAGTTTTTACGGCTGATACTGCACACCGTGGGACTGGCTGCCGGTACGGCGCTGCTGGCCCTGTTGCTGGCGCTACTGATGGGCTATGGCCGCCGCCTCAGTCCCGACCGGGCTACGGTGGTGGCGGTCCGGGTGGCCGGAATGGGCTATGCGGTTCCCGGTACGGTGATCGCAGTGGGCGTGATGCTGCCGCTGGCTTGGCTGGACAACAGCATCGACAGCTGGTTGCGAGCCCACTTCGACATCTCCAGCGGACTGCTGTTGAGTGGCACCTTAGTGGCGCTGGTACTGGCCTACCTGGTGCGCTTCCTGGCGGTATCATTACAGACTGTGGAAGCGGGACTGGGCAAGATCAAGCAGAGCATTGACGAAAGCGCCCGCACCCTGGGCGCGTCACCGGGCCAGGTGCTGCACCGGGTCCACCTGCCGATGCTGAGGGGGAGCCTGCTCACGGCCTTGCTGTTGGTGTTCGTGGATGTGATGAAGGAGTTACCGGCCACCCTGGTACTGCGCCCCTTCAACTTCAATACCCTGGCGGTGCGGGCGTTTGAACTGGCATCGGACGAACGCCTGCAGGATTCCGCCAGTGCCGCCCTGACCATTGTGCTGGCGGGTATCATCCCGGTCATCCTGTTGAGCCGCTCCATACGTAATTCGAGAGAGAAGCATGACCTATCAACTGGAACTGAATGA
- a CDS encoding 5-formyltetrahydrofolate cyclo-ligase yields MQNLKQIRRTIRARRRTLSSREQRRHSRSAARYFVRNIHLVRSRRIALYLASDGELNPQPLAERLLKLNKQLYLPVLRPGSYNALWFAEFRPGDSLHPNRFGIAEPDTRHRKPVPPWSLDLIIMPLVAFSNDGTRMGMGGGYYDRTLAYQRRHKGWVRPTLIGYAHDFQRVKKLKRQTWDVPLHGIITEQGYQAF; encoded by the coding sequence ATGCAGAACCTCAAACAGATTCGCCGAACTATCCGCGCCAGACGCCGCACTCTCTCCAGCCGGGAGCAGCGCAGGCACAGCCGATCGGCAGCCAGATATTTCGTCAGAAACATTCATCTGGTTCGCTCCCGGCGGATCGCACTCTACCTGGCGTCCGACGGCGAACTGAATCCTCAGCCGCTGGCCGAGCGGTTGCTAAAACTCAACAAACAACTCTACCTGCCGGTGCTCCGACCCGGTTCATATAATGCCCTCTGGTTTGCAGAGTTCCGCCCCGGCGATTCCCTGCACCCCAATCGGTTCGGCATTGCCGAACCGGACACCCGACACAGAAAACCGGTGCCACCCTGGAGTCTGGATCTGATCATCATGCCGTTGGTGGCATTCAGCAATGACGGCACCCGTATGGGTATGGGTGGCGGTTATTATGATCGAACACTGGCTTATCAGCGTAGGCACAAAGGGTGGGTACGCCCCACCTTAATAGGTTATGCACACGATTTTCAACGGGTAAAAAAACTCAAGCGACAGACTTGGGATGTCCCGTTGCACGGTATTATTACCGAGCAGGGCTACCAGGCGTTTTGA
- a CDS encoding Fe(3+) ABC transporter substrate-binding protein → MISRFKFAVFSTAIALCGNALAAEVNVYSARKEALIKPLLDQFSSESGIQVNLVTGKADALLKRLQSEGANSPADLFITTDAGRLHRAKEADVLQPINSEKLTSAIPAHYRDPEGYWHGLSVRARVITYVKDRVDPKQLSSYEALADEQWKGRICIRGSGNIYNQSLVASMIAADGEAATQQWADSFVKNFARNPKGGDRDQVKAAAAGVCDLAIVNTYYLGAMINSKDENEKAAAAKVALFWPNQSDRGAHVNVSGAGVTRSARNKAAAIQLLEFLTSEKAQGWYASVNHEYPVRPGVEWSDTLQQWGNFKGDTLNLSELGKNNPAAVRLMDRAGWK, encoded by the coding sequence ATGATTTCCCGTTTCAAGTTCGCCGTTTTCTCTACCGCCATCGCCCTCTGTGGCAATGCCCTGGCGGCGGAAGTGAATGTTTACTCCGCCCGTAAGGAGGCATTGATCAAACCGCTGCTGGATCAGTTCAGCAGTGAAAGCGGCATCCAGGTCAATCTGGTCACCGGTAAGGCCGACGCCCTACTGAAACGGCTGCAGTCGGAGGGGGCAAACTCCCCGGCGGATCTGTTTATCACCACCGATGCCGGCCGGCTGCACCGCGCCAAAGAGGCGGATGTACTGCAACCGATCAACAGTGAAAAGCTTACCAGCGCCATACCTGCTCACTACCGGGACCCGGAAGGCTACTGGCACGGCCTGTCAGTGCGGGCCCGGGTCATCACCTATGTAAAGGACCGGGTTGATCCCAAGCAGCTCTCCAGCTACGAGGCACTGGCGGACGAACAGTGGAAAGGCCGCATCTGCATCCGCGGTTCCGGGAACATCTACAACCAGTCACTGGTGGCCTCCATGATCGCAGCTGACGGTGAGGCCGCCACCCAGCAGTGGGCCGACAGCTTCGTGAAAAACTTTGCCCGCAACCCCAAGGGGGGCGACCGGGATCAGGTCAAGGCGGCTGCGGCCGGCGTCTGTGATCTGGCCATTGTGAACACTTACTATCTGGGTGCCATGATCAACAGCAAGGATGAGAATGAAAAGGCGGCCGCCGCCAAGGTCGCCCTGTTCTGGCCCAACCAGAGCGATCGCGGTGCCCATGTCAACGTCAGTGGCGCCGGTGTAACCCGCTCTGCCCGGAATAAGGCAGCAGCAATCCAGCTATTGGAGTTTCTCACCAGCGAAAAAGCCCAGGGCTGGTACGCCAGCGTCAACCATGAGTATCCGGTACGGCCGGGTGTGGAGTGGTCTGACACCCTGCAACAGTGGGGCAATTTCAAAGGCGATACCCTCAACCTCTCCGAACTGGGCAAAAACAACCCGGCCGCCGTCCGTCTGATGGATCGGGCCGGCTGGAAGTAA
- a CDS encoding UPF0149 family protein, whose product MTESSLDYERVERQMASADIESSGAEVHGILCGLICSGREDARARWFSELFNEEQSTDLLVRECATSLGVLHDETVAAVQGPGLGFTPFLPDDEKPLKLRAQAVADWCQGFLYGVGVAGLTAGHQFSSETQEALTSLSEITRMDLDQLESGEEDEEALMEVTEFIWVAAMLVHGEMVADETERS is encoded by the coding sequence ATGACTGAAAGCAGTTTAGATTATGAGCGTGTCGAGCGGCAGATGGCGTCGGCCGATATTGAGAGCAGTGGTGCGGAGGTGCATGGCATTTTATGCGGACTGATCTGCAGTGGTCGGGAGGATGCCCGGGCACGTTGGTTTAGTGAGTTGTTTAATGAGGAGCAGTCGACCGACCTGCTGGTGCGTGAGTGTGCCACGTCACTCGGTGTACTGCATGATGAAACGGTTGCTGCAGTGCAGGGTCCCGGCTTGGGTTTCACTCCATTTCTGCCGGATGATGAGAAGCCGCTCAAGTTGCGTGCCCAGGCGGTGGCGGACTGGTGTCAGGGCTTTCTCTATGGTGTCGGTGTGGCAGGTTTGACGGCGGGTCATCAGTTTTCCAGCGAGACTCAGGAAGCGTTGACTTCTCTGAGCGAGATCACCCGCATGGACCTGGATCAGTTGGAGAGTGGTGAAGAAGATGAAGAGGCGTTGATGGAAGTGACAGAATTTATCTGGGTGGCCGCAATGCTGGTCCACGGGGAGATGGTAGCTGATGAGACTGAACGTTCATGA
- a CDS encoding cell division protein ZapA, whose product MTENSIPVIVRILDKEYRVACQPSEEESLRSAARLVDQKMREIRSSGKVLGTDRIAVMASLNLAHELLERQQAKEEINTGVNERLRNMQQKIDAVLSKENQLDL is encoded by the coding sequence GTGACCGAAAACAGCATCCCCGTTATTGTGCGCATACTGGACAAGGAGTATCGAGTCGCCTGCCAGCCAAGCGAGGAGGAGAGCCTCAGATCCGCTGCACGCCTGGTGGATCAGAAAATGCGCGAAATTCGCTCCAGTGGCAAAGTATTGGGAACCGACCGGATCGCAGTCATGGCATCGCTCAATTTGGCCCATGAACTGCTGGAAAGGCAGCAGGCAAAAGAGGAGATCAACACCGGGGTTAACGAGCGCCTGCGCAATATGCAGCAAAAAATCGACGCCGTTCTTAGTAAAGAAAATCAGCTGGATCTTTAA
- the pepP gene encoding Xaa-Pro aminopeptidase — translation MTRAEFKRRRSQLMRMMGPGSIAILPAAPVAIRNRDADYPYRPDSDFYYLTGFPEPEAVAVLIPGRKQAEYVLFCRERDLEKETWNGRRAGQEGACELYGADDSFPIGDLNDILPRMIEQSERVFYAMGCNHELDKQMSEWISAIRRQGRAGVPGPIEFVALDHYLHDMRLYKSRSEIKTMRTAAKISAKAHKRAMQYCRPGLMEWQVEAELVHECARHGGRFQAYTPIVGGGANGCILHYVENSAELKSGDLLLIDAGCEYDYYASDITRTFPVNGRFSPEQRALYELVLKSQAAAIEQVRPGNHWNDPNDAVVKVITKGLVELGILKGRVSTLIKNEAYKPFYMHRAGHWLGMDVHDVGDYKIDGKWRQLEPGMVLTVEPGLYIPAGSKGVARKWWDIGIRIEDDVLVTKDGHDILSKDVPKSVEEIEALMAR, via the coding sequence ATGACCCGCGCTGAGTTTAAACGGCGGCGCAGCCAGTTAATGCGCATGATGGGACCGGGGAGTATCGCCATACTGCCCGCCGCCCCGGTGGCAATCCGTAATCGGGATGCCGATTACCCCTATCGACCGGACAGTGATTTCTACTATCTGACCGGCTTCCCGGAGCCGGAAGCGGTGGCTGTACTGATTCCCGGACGCAAGCAGGCCGAGTACGTTCTGTTTTGCCGGGAACGGGATCTGGAGAAGGAGACCTGGAACGGCCGTCGGGCCGGGCAGGAGGGTGCCTGTGAACTCTATGGCGCCGATGACTCCTTCCCCATCGGAGATCTGAACGACATCCTGCCACGGATGATCGAACAGAGTGAGCGGGTCTTCTACGCCATGGGTTGCAACCATGAGCTGGACAAGCAGATGTCGGAGTGGATCAGTGCCATCCGGCGCCAGGGACGTGCCGGCGTGCCCGGCCCGATCGAGTTTGTGGCGCTGGACCACTATCTGCACGATATGCGCCTCTATAAGAGCCGTTCCGAGATCAAGACCATGCGTACAGCGGCCAAGATTTCGGCCAAGGCACACAAACGCGCCATGCAGTATTGCCGACCCGGGCTGATGGAGTGGCAGGTGGAGGCGGAACTGGTGCACGAGTGTGCCCGGCATGGTGGTCGCTTTCAGGCCTACACGCCCATCGTGGGCGGTGGTGCCAACGGTTGTATTCTGCACTACGTGGAGAACTCCGCCGAGTTGAAATCGGGTGACCTGCTGCTGATCGATGCCGGTTGCGAGTACGACTATTACGCCTCTGATATTACCCGCACCTTCCCGGTCAACGGCCGGTTTTCACCGGAACAGCGTGCGCTCTATGAACTGGTACTGAAATCCCAGGCCGCCGCCATCGAGCAGGTTCGCCCGGGTAATCACTGGAATGATCCCAATGATGCCGTGGTGAAAGTGATTACCAAGGGACTGGTGGAACTGGGCATACTCAAGGGGCGTGTCTCCACCCTGATAAAGAATGAAGCCTACAAGCCCTTTTACATGCACCGGGCCGGCCACTGGCTGGGTATGGATGTGCATGATGTGGGGGATTACAAAATCGATGGCAAGTGGCGCCAACTGGAGCCGGGCATGGTGTTGACGGTGGAGCCGGGACTCTACATTCCGGCTGGATCCAAAGGCGTGGCCAGGAAGTGGTGGGACATCGGTATCCGCATCGAGGATGACGTGCTGGTCACCAAGGATGGGCACGACATCCTCTCCAAGGATGTGCCCAAGTCGGTGGAGGAGATCGAGGCCCTGATGGCGCGTTGA